One Glandiceps talaboti chromosome 2, keGlaTala1.1, whole genome shotgun sequence genomic region harbors:
- the LOC144453501 gene encoding sialate O-acetylesterase-like isoform X1, whose amino-acid sequence MMAAPRTSPGFPCLVFVLIMTATLAVNAPAPVFRLASYYGDHMVLQMEPYQSIVWGYGEKNADIELMLKGRVYSTYTSQGPETDWIWKVTLDVMPPSGPFDIQINHRSISNITQAIILRDVLFGDVWLCSGQSNMQFTVNEAFNASLELLEAYKYPHIRLFTADLVESKRTFYDLESVLEPWSVPSPDTVGHGPRIYFSAVCWFYARNIYNHFKYPIGLIASSWGGTPIEAWSSPDSLKKCNITEEKITKSYLTANSGKRTPRTFSVSNTIVDSEYKYQRKLPNGTSNRLSFKIDEGFEKHGPAGHSVLWNSMIHPFLNLTIKGVLWYQGESNAVAPDSYSCTFPAMIEDWRRKFHVGSDMQTDKQFPFGFVQISISQGDPSVITGWPTIRWHQTADYGYVPNEKMPNVFMAVAMDLGDPQSPAGAQHPRYKQDVGYRLALAGRAIAYKESSVKYNGPFPTNITVWSLGSTIDIVYDDAKTEIELKHNTGFEVNFCCSTTSNCTIMSTDWVAAPVTASISVYGVKISTEQCGGLKVQAIRYEWRDYPCVYKQCAVYSKISTLPSPIFFFSFQNKIVTVV is encoded by the exons ATGATGGCGGCACCACGAACAAGTCCAGGTTTTCCTTGTCTAGTATTTGTTTTAATCATGACAGCGACTTTAGCAGTAAATG CTCCAGCTCCTGTTTTCCGTTTGGCTAGTTATTATGGTGACCACATGGTGTTACAAATGGAACCATACCAGTCGATCGTATGGGGATATGGAGAGAAGAACGCAGACATTGAATTGATGTTGAAAGGAAGAGTCTATTCGACGTATACCTCTCAAG GACCAGAGACAGACTGGATCTGGAAGGTCACCCTTGATGTCATGCCTCCCAGTGGACCTTTTGATATCCAAATAAATCATCGCAGTATTTCTAATATCACCCAAGCTATTATTCTACGAGACGTGTTGTTTGGCGATGTGTGGTTATGTAGTGGTCAAAGCAATATGCAGTTCACTGTCAATGAA GCATTTAATGCAAGCTTGGAATTACTGGAAGCATACAAGTATCCACACATCAGATTATTCACAGCAGATTTAGTAGAGTCAAAGAGGACGTTTTATGATCTAGAGTCTGTCTTAGAACCATGGTCTGTACCCTCACCAG ATACCGTTGGTCATGGACCCAGAATTTACTTCTCTGCAGTGTGTTGGTTCTATGCTCGAAATATATATAACCATTTCAAATATCCTATTGGTCTGATTGCTAGCAGTTGGGGTGGAACTCCAATCGAAGCATGGTCTTCACCTGACTCGTTAAAAAAGTGCAATATCACAGaggaaaaaataacaaaatcatacCTTACTGCAAATTCTGGAAAACGTACCCCGCGCACGTTTTCTGTCAGCAATACCATCGTGGACAG TGAGTACAAATACCAGCGTAAACTTCCGAATGGTACATCTAACAGACTGAGTTTCAAAATAGATGAAGGGTTTGAGAAGCATGGACCAGCAGGTCATTCTGTGTTGTGGAATTCAATGATCCACCCATTCCTTAACTTGACCATAAAGGGCGTACTATGGTACCAAG GTGAATCTAATGCAGTAGCACCAGACAGTTATTCTTGCACTTTTCCGGCAATGATTGAAGACTGGAGGAGAAAGTTCCACGTCGGAAGTGATATGCAAACGGATAAGCAATTTCCCTTTGGGTTCGTCCAG ATATCTATATCTCAAGGTGACCCATCAGTGATTACTGGATGGCCTACCATAAGGTGGCACCAAACTGCAGACTATGGTTATGTACCGAACGAAAAAATGCCAAATGTATtcatggctgttgctatggatttAGGAGACCCACAATCACCTGCGGGAGC TCAACATCCACGGTACAAGCAAGACGTTGGATATCGGTTAGCATTAGCTGGTAGAGCCATTGCATACAAAGAAAGCTCAGTCAAGTATAATGGACCGTTTCCTACCAACATCACTGTATGGTCACTCGGCAGCACCATTGATATCGTGTATGATGATGCAAAGACTGAAATCGAACTGAAGCATAACACAGGCTTTGAGGTAAACT tctgCTGTTCGACCACATCAAACTGTACGATTATGTCTACTGACTGGGTAGCTGCACCAGTCACTGCAAGTATAAGTGTCTATGGTGTAAAGATTTCTACTGAACAATGTGGAGGTCTCAAAGTGCAAGCTATACGGTACGAATGGAGGGACTATCCATGCGTTTACAAGCAATGTGCAGTTTACAGTAAAATCAGCACACTTCCATCTCCCatctttttcttttcctttcaaAACAAGATTGTCACTGTGGTATAA
- the LOC144453501 gene encoding sialate O-acetylesterase-like isoform X2, whose amino-acid sequence MMAAPRTSPGFPCLVFVLIMTATLAVNAPAPVFRLASYYGDHMVLQMEPYQSIVWGYGEKNADIELMLKGRVYSTYTSQGPETDWIWKVTLDVMPPSGPFDIQINHRSISNITQAIILRDVLFGDVWLCSGQSNMQFTVNEAFNASLELLEAYKYPHIRLFTADLVESKRTFYDLESVLEPWSVPSPDTVGHGPRIYFSAVCWFYARNIYNHFKYPIGLIASSWGGTPIEAWSSPDSLKKCNITEEKITKSYLTANSGKRTPRTFSVSNTIVDSEYKYQRKLPNGTSNRLSFKIDEGFEKHGPAGHSVLWNSMIHPFLNLTIKGVLWYQGESNAVAPDSYSCTFPAMIEDWRRKFHVGSDMQTDKQFPFGFVQISISQGDPSVITGWPTIRWHQTADYGYVPNEKMPNVFMAVAMDLGDPQSPAGAQHPRYKQDVGYRLALAGRAIAYKESSVKYNGPFPTNITVWSLGSTIDIVYDDAKTEIELKHNTGFESAVRPHQTVRLCLLTG is encoded by the exons ATGATGGCGGCACCACGAACAAGTCCAGGTTTTCCTTGTCTAGTATTTGTTTTAATCATGACAGCGACTTTAGCAGTAAATG CTCCAGCTCCTGTTTTCCGTTTGGCTAGTTATTATGGTGACCACATGGTGTTACAAATGGAACCATACCAGTCGATCGTATGGGGATATGGAGAGAAGAACGCAGACATTGAATTGATGTTGAAAGGAAGAGTCTATTCGACGTATACCTCTCAAG GACCAGAGACAGACTGGATCTGGAAGGTCACCCTTGATGTCATGCCTCCCAGTGGACCTTTTGATATCCAAATAAATCATCGCAGTATTTCTAATATCACCCAAGCTATTATTCTACGAGACGTGTTGTTTGGCGATGTGTGGTTATGTAGTGGTCAAAGCAATATGCAGTTCACTGTCAATGAA GCATTTAATGCAAGCTTGGAATTACTGGAAGCATACAAGTATCCACACATCAGATTATTCACAGCAGATTTAGTAGAGTCAAAGAGGACGTTTTATGATCTAGAGTCTGTCTTAGAACCATGGTCTGTACCCTCACCAG ATACCGTTGGTCATGGACCCAGAATTTACTTCTCTGCAGTGTGTTGGTTCTATGCTCGAAATATATATAACCATTTCAAATATCCTATTGGTCTGATTGCTAGCAGTTGGGGTGGAACTCCAATCGAAGCATGGTCTTCACCTGACTCGTTAAAAAAGTGCAATATCACAGaggaaaaaataacaaaatcatacCTTACTGCAAATTCTGGAAAACGTACCCCGCGCACGTTTTCTGTCAGCAATACCATCGTGGACAG TGAGTACAAATACCAGCGTAAACTTCCGAATGGTACATCTAACAGACTGAGTTTCAAAATAGATGAAGGGTTTGAGAAGCATGGACCAGCAGGTCATTCTGTGTTGTGGAATTCAATGATCCACCCATTCCTTAACTTGACCATAAAGGGCGTACTATGGTACCAAG GTGAATCTAATGCAGTAGCACCAGACAGTTATTCTTGCACTTTTCCGGCAATGATTGAAGACTGGAGGAGAAAGTTCCACGTCGGAAGTGATATGCAAACGGATAAGCAATTTCCCTTTGGGTTCGTCCAG ATATCTATATCTCAAGGTGACCCATCAGTGATTACTGGATGGCCTACCATAAGGTGGCACCAAACTGCAGACTATGGTTATGTACCGAACGAAAAAATGCCAAATGTATtcatggctgttgctatggatttAGGAGACCCACAATCACCTGCGGGAGC TCAACATCCACGGTACAAGCAAGACGTTGGATATCGGTTAGCATTAGCTGGTAGAGCCATTGCATACAAAGAAAGCTCAGTCAAGTATAATGGACCGTTTCCTACCAACATCACTGTATGGTCACTCGGCAGCACCATTGATATCGTGTATGATGATGCAAAGACTGAAATCGAACTGAAGCATAACACAGGCTTTGAG tctgCTGTTCGACCACATCAAACTGTACGATTATGTCTACTGACTGGGTAG